From the Candidatus Zixiibacteriota bacterium genome, one window contains:
- a CDS encoding homocysteine S-methyltransferase family protein: MQLLDRLARGEALVCDGAMGTMLIERGLKPGECPEQWNLERPEVLVDIARQYVDAGADIVETNTFGGSPLKLAQYGLEAQTEEINRLAIRAARQGASGQALIAASCGPTGRILIPYGDTEPGEVSAAFRRQFAALLGEGIDALVVETMTDLSEATLAVKAARELAPDLPVIATMTFDSTSRGFFTIMGVTVEQAARGLSDAGTDIVGSNCGNGIDNMVKIASEFRKHTHMPIIIQSNAGLPRFESGRAVYAETPEFMAAHVRNLLECGVSIIGGCCGTTPEHIAAIRRELDKIKPGKRP, encoded by the coding sequence ATGCAACTGCTCGACAGGCTCGCCAGGGGCGAGGCGCTCGTGTGCGATGGAGCCATGGGCACTATGCTGATCGAGCGCGGCCTGAAACCGGGCGAATGCCCTGAGCAATGGAACCTGGAGCGGCCGGAAGTGCTGGTTGACATCGCGCGTCAATACGTAGATGCCGGCGCCGACATAGTCGAGACCAACACTTTCGGCGGCTCGCCGCTCAAGCTGGCGCAGTACGGACTGGAGGCACAGACCGAGGAAATCAACCGACTGGCGATTCGGGCGGCACGCCAGGGAGCGAGCGGCCAGGCCCTGATCGCCGCATCATGTGGGCCGACTGGGCGAATCCTAATACCCTACGGGGATACCGAACCGGGGGAAGTCTCTGCTGCCTTTCGCCGCCAATTTGCGGCGCTGCTCGGCGAAGGTATCGACGCGCTGGTAGTCGAGACCATGACAGATCTGAGCGAGGCCACACTCGCCGTCAAAGCAGCCCGAGAACTCGCCCCCGATCTGCCTGTAATTGCGACGATGACTTTCGATTCCACGTCGCGGGGTTTCTTCACTATCATGGGGGTAACTGTCGAGCAGGCGGCCAGGGGCCTTTCTGACGCCGGCACCGATATCGTAGGATCCAACTGCGGTAACGGAATCGACAATATGGTCAAGATCGCGTCCGAGTTTCGCAAACATACACACATGCCCATTATCATTCAGTCCAACGCCGGGCTGCCTCGTTTTGAGAGCGGCCGGGCGGTCTATGCGGAGACACCTGAGTTCATGGCGGCTCATGTGCGGAACCTGCTCGAATGCGGAGTGTCTATAATCGGCGGATGCTGCGGCACCACCCCGGAGCACATTGCGGCTATTCGGCGGGAACTGGACAAAATCAAACCCGGCAAAAGACCTTGA
- a CDS encoding PAS domain-containing protein — translation MKTAIIGGGKGCVAILDLARGPFLRELTIDVMCVADLDPDAAGMRRARELGIPTSSDPMAVLAMDGLELVIELTGRDRVVDEILEILPPGVRLIDHTIAHVFWDLAKAQQEQEWHLVEITTLEEKIETERRFLQSLFDTIPELVVVFDTHKKIVRTNAAFLKFAGLTSDAIIGTSCQDLLAATELAAARQEIGTVIDEVLRTGKARTLIWQTAHPREAYWEVIHTPILGKNGVPEGAVGTWHRITEKIMLVREIEQAEQQFKAFIDSANDWISIKNLEGRYVIVNPACAHAFGLQPQDFTGRKPEEILSPEAAEIIRRHDADVIENSQYYTYDEVFHLAGGDRHLHTVRFPLTDYRGDVAGVCTIARDVTAERELNEQLVQAAKLAAVGKLAAGVAHEINNPLTGILAFAEDLLADLPDIHPHRHDLGVIARETIRCREIVRNLLDFARLENLVLERRDPNQVVRETLVLIHKLPQFRNIKIVTELADVLPQVECDLPQLQQVLLNLMMNAAEAMNGQGTIVLHTEYEYTAERCLISVRDKGPGIPDELHARIFEPFFSTKGTNGLGLAVSWGIVERHRGTIEVANAPSGGAVFLIRLPVAGAGRRVS, via the coding sequence GTGAAGACCGCGATTATCGGCGGTGGCAAGGGGTGTGTGGCGATTCTCGATCTCGCCCGCGGGCCGTTTCTGCGCGAGCTGACAATCGATGTCATGTGTGTAGCCGATCTTGATCCAGACGCGGCCGGAATGCGGCGAGCGCGGGAGTTGGGCATTCCCACCAGCAGCGACCCGATGGCCGTGCTGGCTATGGACGGGCTCGAACTGGTGATCGAGCTTACTGGCCGGGACCGAGTGGTCGATGAAATTCTCGAGATTCTGCCGCCGGGGGTGCGGCTGATCGATCACACAATCGCCCACGTATTCTGGGATCTGGCTAAGGCCCAGCAGGAACAGGAGTGGCACCTTGTGGAGATCACTACGCTCGAAGAGAAGATCGAAACCGAGCGCCGCTTCCTGCAAAGCCTCTTTGACACGATTCCGGAACTGGTGGTCGTGTTCGACACTCACAAGAAGATCGTGCGTACCAATGCAGCGTTCCTGAAATTCGCCGGGCTGACATCCGATGCCATCATCGGGACATCGTGTCAGGACCTGCTGGCGGCCACGGAGCTGGCGGCCGCACGGCAGGAGATCGGGACGGTGATTGACGAGGTGCTTCGCACCGGTAAGGCGCGCACGCTAATATGGCAAACCGCTCATCCTCGCGAAGCGTACTGGGAGGTGATCCACACCCCGATATTGGGGAAAAACGGCGTGCCGGAGGGGGCGGTCGGCACCTGGCACCGCATTACCGAAAAGATCATGCTGGTGCGCGAGATCGAACAGGCCGAGCAGCAGTTCAAGGCGTTTATCGATTCGGCTAACGACTGGATTTCCATCAAGAACCTCGAAGGACGATACGTGATCGTGAACCCTGCTTGTGCGCACGCTTTCGGTCTCCAACCGCAGGATTTCACTGGCCGGAAACCGGAGGAGATCCTCTCACCCGAGGCTGCTGAAATCATACGCCGCCACGATGCCGATGTCATTGAGAACAGTCAGTACTATACCTATGACGAAGTATTCCATCTGGCCGGCGGTGACCGACACCTCCACACCGTGCGCTTCCCGCTGACCGATTATCGCGGCGATGTCGCTGGCGTGTGCACAATCGCCCGCGACGTCACCGCCGAACGGGAGCTGAACGAACAGCTCGTTCAGGCGGCCAAGCTGGCCGCTGTGGGCAAGCTGGCCGCGGGAGTGGCCCATGAGATAAACAATCCGCTGACCGGGATACTGGCCTTCGCCGAGGATTTGCTGGCCGATCTGCCTGACATTCACCCCCATCGGCACGATTTGGGCGTTATCGCTCGGGAGACGATTCGCTGCCGCGAAATTGTGCGCAATCTTCTCGATTTCGCCCGCCTGGAAAACCTGGTCCTGGAGCGGCGTGATCCCAACCAGGTGGTGCGCGAGACTCTCGTCCTGATCCACAAGTTGCCGCAGTTCAGGAACATCAAGATAGTCACTGAGCTCGCGGATGTCCTCCCGCAGGTCGAGTGTGACCTCCCGCAGCTTCAGCAGGTACTGCTCAATCTTATGATGAACGCCGCAGAGGCCATGAACGGGCAGGGAACTATCGTACTACATACGGAATATGAATATACGGCGGAACGATGCCTCATATCGGTGCGTGACAAGGGGCCGGGCATTCCCGATGAGCTCCATGCCCGCATATTTGAGCCGTTCTTCTCGACCAAGGGAACCAACGGCCTCGGCCTTGCTGTCAGTTGGGGCATTGTCGAACGGCATCGCGGAACCATCGAAGTCGCCAACGCCCCGTCAGGCGGCGCCGTCTTCTTGATCCGCCTGCCAGTAGCAGGAGCCGGCCGCCGCGTCTCCTAA
- a CDS encoding DMT family transporter gives MPAPKNNSTFSPLLLLIFGATCISFAPVFVKLIGPERLGPTAMGFWRTFLGGLILFGMAASQRRRFTLNKRLYLFSALAGFIFFLDLFIWHRSVIYCGAGMATILGNTQVFMTAVLSFIIFKETLTRRFWVAAFSAIVGVALLVGFFSRDIQFSERYLIGVILGLATGVVYAHYIITMRWSAHREAAPDILVFIAWVSLNAAIFLGISSLIESDSIVPPDRATWLNLVLLGLVPQALGWWTITTSLAKTVASRAGLVLLLQPTLAVVWGVLWFAEQFSVTQVLGAAITLTAIYFGGLRNGKKPLPTIGGGETQ, from the coding sequence ATGCCGGCCCCAAAGAATAACTCAACGTTCAGTCCGCTGTTGTTGCTCATCTTCGGTGCGACCTGTATCAGCTTCGCGCCAGTGTTCGTCAAGCTCATCGGGCCGGAACGTCTCGGTCCCACCGCGATGGGTTTCTGGCGGACATTTCTGGGCGGGCTGATTCTTTTCGGCATGGCGGCGTCGCAGCGACGGCGGTTCACACTCAACAAGAGACTGTATCTGTTCTCGGCGCTGGCCGGGTTCATATTCTTCCTCGATCTGTTCATCTGGCACCGCTCCGTGATATACTGCGGCGCGGGCATGGCGACTATTCTCGGCAACACACAGGTGTTCATGACCGCGGTGCTCAGTTTCATCATCTTCAAAGAGACGCTGACCCGGCGATTCTGGGTGGCGGCGTTCAGCGCCATTGTCGGCGTGGCGCTACTGGTGGGTTTCTTCAGTCGAGATATACAGTTCTCTGAGCGATACTTAATCGGTGTGATACTCGGACTGGCTACCGGTGTTGTGTACGCGCATTATATTATCACCATGCGATGGTCGGCGCATCGGGAGGCAGCGCCCGATATTCTGGTATTCATAGCCTGGGTGTCGCTCAACGCGGCGATCTTTCTCGGCATAAGCTCTTTGATCGAATCCGATTCGATAGTTCCGCCGGATAGAGCAACGTGGCTCAATCTCGTTCTTCTCGGCCTGGTTCCGCAGGCGCTCGGATGGTGGACGATTACGACATCGCTGGCGAAAACAGTCGCCTCGCGCGCCGGGCTGGTGTTGTTGCTACAGCCAACACTTGCCGTGGTATGGGGTGTATTATGGTTCGCTGAACAATTCTCTGTCACTCAGGTGCTCGGAGCCGCGATAACGCTCACGGCGATTTATTTCGGTGGCCTGAGGAACGGAAAAAAGCCCCTTCCGACAATCGGCGGGGGAGAGACGCAGTGA
- the rocD gene encoding ornithine--oxo-acid transaminase, whose translation MNNITVNSKPTIGYSQLSDKQIFDLEHTSGAQHYGRVGLVVRRAEGAWLYDADDNKYLDCLAAYSAANQGHHHPKIVKAVKDALDGQYASVISNVVYTDTLSVFLDKVSHLLPQLGPRFGDHGNKSLPKNGGVESVETAIKLGRCYGYKAKGIPDGKQEMIVVENNFHGRTLGIISFSSSEKYREGFGPIVPGFVRVPYGDVAAMKKAISKNTCAILIEPSQGEGGMYIPPDGYLAACRKLADENDLLLIFDEIQVGLGRTGKMFCFEHENVIPDAIVLGKAISGGLVPVSVMVTNAKLMDMVFQPGRDGSTYGGYPLACVAGCAAIDVLVEENLPARAARMGAILKKKIEDVCKRSKHVKEVRGRGLFIGIEVNNGDAMHYCRKLLTLGVLANDSHGHTIRISPPLIIGEAEIDYLVERLEKVLVD comes from the coding sequence ATGAACAACATCACAGTGAACAGCAAACCGACAATCGGATACTCCCAGCTTTCCGACAAACAGATTTTTGATCTCGAGCACACCAGCGGCGCTCAACATTATGGACGTGTCGGCCTGGTGGTGCGCCGGGCGGAAGGCGCCTGGTTGTACGACGCTGACGACAACAAGTATCTCGATTGCCTGGCCGCGTATTCGGCCGCGAATCAGGGACATCATCATCCGAAGATTGTCAAGGCGGTCAAGGACGCGCTCGACGGCCAGTATGCATCGGTGATTTCTAATGTCGTCTACACCGACACGCTCTCGGTTTTCCTCGACAAGGTGTCGCATCTTCTCCCGCAGCTTGGGCCGCGGTTCGGAGATCATGGCAATAAGTCGCTTCCCAAGAACGGCGGCGTTGAGTCGGTCGAGACCGCGATCAAATTGGGACGCTGCTACGGCTACAAGGCGAAAGGTATTCCCGACGGCAAGCAGGAGATGATTGTTGTCGAGAATAATTTTCACGGCCGCACGCTGGGAATCATCTCGTTCTCGAGTTCTGAGAAGTACCGCGAAGGTTTTGGACCGATTGTCCCCGGGTTTGTACGAGTTCCCTACGGCGACGTGGCCGCCATGAAGAAAGCAATCTCGAAGAACACTTGTGCTATCCTGATTGAGCCGAGCCAGGGCGAGGGCGGCATGTACATTCCGCCGGACGGGTATCTCGCGGCCTGCCGCAAGCTGGCCGACGAGAACGATCTGCTCCTGATCTTCGACGAGATCCAGGTTGGACTCGGCCGCACCGGCAAGATGTTCTGTTTCGAGCACGAGAATGTCATTCCGGACGCCATCGTGCTGGGCAAGGCGATATCGGGCGGCCTGGTGCCGGTATCGGTCATGGTCACCAACGCGAAACTGATGGACATGGTGTTTCAGCCGGGGCGCGACGGCTCCACGTACGGCGGTTACCCGCTGGCGTGCGTAGCCGGATGCGCGGCGATTGATGTGTTGGTCGAAGAGAACCTTCCGGCACGCGCCGCGAGGATGGGCGCTATCCTGAAGAAGAAGATCGAAGATGTCTGCAAGCGCTCCAAGCATGTCAAGGAGGTGCGCGGTCGCGGTCTGTTTATCGGGATCGAAGTCAACAACGGCGACGCCATGCACTACTGCCGCAAGCTGCTTACACTCGGCGTGCTGGCCAACGACAGCCACGGCCACACTATCCGTATCTCCCCGCCGCTGATTATCGGCGAGGCTGAGATCGACTACCTGGTGGAGCGCCTGGAAAAAGTGCTGGTGGACTGA
- a CDS encoding M64 family metallopeptidase — protein MHKRLFWLSAVIAVFALANPGNAAQSEQYWQLVFRYTSSDLQLVKADPIAQIEKEIRTPGLESAAIRVGYRCEWLDNAGRPVFVSSTEMPVGIRVPLGDSLPCQWLVPEEGIIVVRTTGPDPKANSESIRLTQTGIVNRARPAISLPAPFLQTEVSVSVASATRTAALAPGPVGVQKIRDTGPDANRLVMVIMGDGYTAADLSGGAFSGAAASLGAAFESKPPWDVLFAATNLYRIDIESNEQGADHEVFGVLKDTYLNSSFWINGIERLLSLTGDGYFKAIQASDNLVGPGVWDLILVLVNSTKYGGSGGGIAVSSVHSAAAEIVIHEVGHTFANLADEYETAYPGYPPGDSEPNVDFDYDGPGLKWLIWVEPGTPLPTPESSPYLTTVGTFEGARYLSSGIYRPWYNCEMRSLNRPFCPICQEAHVLDFTGMVSLTDLVAPPVGTNQNIDEGGTLFAVTPIPLSDLEYEWFLDGVPIPAGVGPSLSLTPDMMAEHNQTLQLNIVLNTPLVRKTTVTRSYLWPVTTEVSLCCTGVVGDANYDGAYDPTIGDITAIIDHLFVSGTPLACYEEADVNQSGGTSPGSTDITIGDITILIDNLFITGVTLPACF, from the coding sequence ATGCATAAACGCCTGTTTTGGTTATCTGCTGTTATCGCTGTTTTCGCTCTTGCCAATCCCGGCAACGCCGCCCAGAGCGAGCAGTACTGGCAACTCGTGTTTCGCTACACGAGCTCTGATCTACAGCTAGTCAAGGCCGACCCGATCGCTCAAATAGAAAAAGAAATCAGAACTCCCGGGCTGGAATCAGCGGCAATTCGAGTAGGCTACCGTTGCGAGTGGCTGGATAACGCAGGTCGACCCGTGTTCGTTTCGTCCACGGAGATGCCAGTCGGCATTCGCGTACCCCTGGGCGATTCCCTGCCCTGCCAATGGCTGGTACCTGAAGAGGGAATCATAGTCGTGCGGACAACCGGACCTGATCCGAAAGCGAATTCGGAGAGCATCAGGCTGACGCAGACGGGCATAGTCAACCGCGCACGACCGGCGATAAGTCTCCCCGCGCCGTTTCTCCAAACCGAGGTCTCGGTGAGTGTTGCGTCGGCGACGCGAACCGCCGCCCTGGCGCCGGGGCCGGTGGGAGTTCAGAAGATCAGAGACACCGGCCCGGACGCCAATCGTCTGGTCATGGTTATCATGGGCGACGGTTACACGGCGGCTGATCTGAGCGGGGGCGCGTTTTCGGGCGCGGCCGCATCGCTGGGAGCGGCTTTCGAGTCCAAGCCGCCATGGGATGTTTTGTTCGCCGCGACTAATCTGTACCGTATCGATATCGAGAGCAACGAGCAGGGCGCCGACCACGAGGTGTTCGGTGTTCTCAAAGATACCTATTTGAATTCATCGTTCTGGATCAACGGCATCGAGCGCCTGCTGTCGCTGACCGGGGACGGCTACTTCAAGGCGATTCAAGCATCTGACAATTTGGTCGGGCCGGGTGTCTGGGATCTTATCCTGGTACTGGTGAACTCGACCAAGTACGGCGGTTCCGGCGGTGGGATTGCGGTTTCATCGGTGCACTCGGCCGCGGCAGAGATCGTCATACATGAAGTTGGCCACACTTTTGCCAACCTGGCTGACGAATACGAAACCGCATATCCGGGGTATCCGCCGGGCGACAGCGAGCCGAATGTTGATTTCGATTACGACGGTCCCGGCCTCAAGTGGCTGATCTGGGTCGAACCGGGCACGCCGCTGCCGACACCTGAGTCGTCGCCATATCTGACCACGGTGGGTACTTTTGAAGGTGCCCGTTACTTGTCGAGCGGCATCTATCGACCGTGGTATAACTGCGAGATGCGTTCGCTTAATCGGCCGTTCTGCCCGATCTGCCAGGAGGCTCACGTGCTTGATTTCACCGGCATGGTTTCCCTGACCGACCTGGTCGCACCGCCCGTCGGTACGAATCAGAATATCGACGAAGGCGGAACGCTGTTCGCCGTTACTCCGATTCCGTTGTCAGATCTCGAATACGAGTGGTTTCTTGACGGGGTCCCGATACCGGCAGGCGTGGGGCCGTCGCTGTCACTCACTCCCGACATGATGGCCGAGCATAATCAGACCCTGCAGCTTAATATCGTGCTGAACACGCCCCTGGTCCGAAAGACGACTGTCACGCGAAGTTACCTCTGGCCGGTAACGACAGAGGTCAGTCTTTGTTGCACTGGCGTAGTCGGCGACGCCAATTACGACGGCGCATACGATCCAACCATCGGCGACATTACGGCCATCATAGATCATCTCTTCGTGAGCGGCACCCCTCTGGCCTGTTACGAGGAAGCCGATGTCAACCAGTCGGGAGGCACGTCGCCAGGTTCGACCGATATAACGATTGGAGACATTACCATTCTGATCGACAATCTCTTCATCACCGGGGTCACTTTGCCCGCTTGTTTCTGA
- a CDS encoding response regulator encodes MDKQLCILTIDDEQIVLDSVQKHLKRENYELLFALSARDALAKLDKQSVDIVLTDLMMPEIDGLEFLELIKKRSPQTPVIMITGYATISSALQATNLGAFDYIAKPFTKAELLSVVNRAAQLVRAAQSRPGDLESQNHPDNPPIAGKSGEHVIGEYGWNCLQDDGTVVLGVGKNFLDAIGKIQNIFLPSRGDELRQGSVYLRIFSADLRSHVVLSPLSGTVADVNERVTSESETGPRLSSEDWLVRLKPSKFELEVRDLGL; translated from the coding sequence ATGGATAAGCAACTCTGTATACTTACCATAGATGACGAGCAAATCGTGCTCGATAGTGTCCAGAAGCATCTTAAGCGCGAGAACTACGAACTGCTCTTTGCCCTCTCGGCTCGTGACGCGCTCGCCAAGCTGGACAAACAGTCTGTCGATATCGTCCTGACTGATCTGATGATGCCTGAGATCGACGGGCTTGAATTCCTGGAGCTGATTAAGAAACGCTCGCCCCAAACCCCGGTGATCATGATCACCGGCTACGCGACCATCAGCTCCGCCCTGCAAGCCACCAACCTGGGCGCGTTCGATTATATCGCCAAGCCATTTACCAAGGCGGAGCTGCTTTCGGTAGTTAACCGCGCGGCGCAACTGGTCCGGGCGGCGCAGTCGCGTCCCGGGGACCTCGAGTCGCAAAATCATCCCGACAACCCGCCAATTGCCGGCAAATCGGGCGAGCATGTCATCGGTGAGTACGGATGGAACTGCCTGCAGGACGACGGAACAGTGGTCCTGGGCGTTGGGAAAAACTTCCTCGACGCCATCGGAAAGATTCAGAACATTTTCCTGCCGTCCAGAGGGGACGAGCTTCGCCAGGGAAGCGTGTACCTGCGAATCTTTTCGGCAGATCTGCGGTCCCATGTCGTCCTCTCCCCACTTTCGGGCACGGTTGCGGACGTGAACGAGAGGGTGACTTCGGAGTCAGAGACCGGGCCGCGCCTGAGCTCCGAGGACTGGCTGGTGCGGCTAAAACCGTCGAAATTCGAGCTCGAGGTTCGCGACCTGGGACTGTAG
- the queG gene encoding tRNA epoxyqueuosine(34) reductase QueG: MSQVQIGVMSFMITSKDIKQLAGRVGFDLCGVTTAEIVPEAVEALYRWLDKGYQARMSWMERNRARRTDPGQVGIEARSVIMLGLNYYQPNSETAPDGHGRISRYARGRDYHKVVEAMIKRLLKLIRTRFPETDNTAFKWWVDYGPFLERTYAAKAGLGYLAKNSMLINRQFGSWIFLAEIVTDLELEPDDPDAISHGRCGKCRLCIDACPTNAIIGDGVVDSNRCISYLTVERPGVIPDGLAAKMGNLIFGCDICQEVCPHNHRAQATTHAELKSSKGLGEFLDTSAVLSMQTREEFLQLTAGTTLTRPGLEGLKTNARVVSDNISKRMS; the protein is encoded by the coding sequence TTGTCACAGGTACAAATCGGCGTGATGAGCTTCATGATTACGTCCAAGGATATCAAGCAATTAGCCGGTCGCGTTGGATTCGATCTCTGCGGTGTCACTACAGCCGAAATCGTCCCCGAGGCTGTTGAGGCGCTCTACCGCTGGCTGGATAAGGGATACCAGGCGAGAATGAGCTGGATGGAGCGAAACCGCGCCAGAAGGACTGATCCGGGACAAGTCGGTATCGAGGCCAGATCGGTAATCATGTTGGGTTTGAATTACTATCAGCCGAATAGTGAAACCGCACCCGATGGCCACGGAAGAATATCACGTTATGCTCGCGGACGCGACTACCACAAGGTTGTCGAGGCGATGATAAAGCGTCTGCTGAAATTGATTCGCACTCGATTCCCTGAGACTGACAACACGGCGTTCAAGTGGTGGGTCGATTATGGGCCGTTTCTCGAACGCACCTATGCTGCGAAGGCCGGGCTTGGTTATCTCGCCAAGAACAGCATGCTGATCAACCGACAGTTCGGTTCATGGATCTTTCTCGCCGAAATTGTCACGGATCTTGAGCTTGAGCCCGACGATCCCGATGCAATCAGTCACGGACGCTGCGGCAAGTGCCGACTTTGTATCGATGCCTGTCCCACTAATGCGATAATCGGCGATGGCGTGGTGGATTCCAATCGATGCATTTCTTACCTGACGGTGGAACGACCGGGTGTAATTCCCGATGGATTGGCCGCGAAAATGGGGAACCTGATATTCGGGTGTGACATATGCCAGGAAGTCTGCCCGCATAACCATCGGGCACAGGCCACCACTCACGCGGAGTTGAAGTCCTCAAAGGGGTTGGGCGAATTCCTGGATACATCGGCCGTATTGTCGATGCAGACCCGCGAGGAGTTTCTTCAACTCACCGCCGGCACGACTCTGACTCGACCCGGTTTGGAGGGTCTGAAGACCAACGCCCGAGTCGTGAGTGACAACATTAGCAAGCGGATGTCGTAA
- a CDS encoding serine/threonine protein kinase encodes MDEKELLQQRIKVVTGWQQVGRVRIVRDTSDCMRIQRGHVVRLGGHDYVIEGNRHETRFGIADQPKYWVFGAIELKSGRRMILKTVFHEEFNVHIGVFKIRCYRSPEKEARVLDLVRGDLRFMQGFTEQDEAGNYVRIIDLIRGPSIFQYIHNNQKNHEAFFHEDLPLILHRLTGCMEAIKFLHDRGTCHGDIRNDHIIIENETGRYRWIDFDLNQHVSDFDVWSMGNILNYVVGQGINSFHVVMKSDRFPDAVKSSLTAADASAFYQYRVMNLKKLFPYIPRRLNDILMHFAIKPQGSYATMDQLISDYREMLDADFPLQKPGPITNSITHNRGGRP; translated from the coding sequence ATGGACGAAAAAGAGCTATTGCAGCAACGCATCAAAGTGGTTACCGGCTGGCAGCAGGTCGGCCGGGTGCGGATTGTGCGCGATACCTCCGACTGCATGCGCATCCAACGTGGCCATGTGGTCCGGCTCGGCGGCCACGACTACGTGATCGAAGGCAACCGCCACGAGACCCGTTTCGGCATCGCCGATCAGCCGAAATACTGGGTGTTCGGAGCTATCGAACTTAAGTCCGGACGCCGGATGATCCTCAAAACGGTATTTCACGAGGAATTCAATGTCCATATCGGCGTTTTCAAGATCCGCTGCTACCGCAGCCCGGAGAAGGAAGCGCGTGTGCTGGATCTCGTCAGGGGCGATTTGCGATTCATGCAGGGGTTCACGGAGCAGGATGAGGCCGGCAATTATGTCCGCATAATCGATCTCATCCGGGGGCCGTCGATTTTTCAATACATTCATAACAATCAGAAAAACCACGAGGCATTTTTCCACGAGGACCTGCCGCTCATTCTGCATCGGTTGACCGGCTGCATGGAGGCTATCAAGTTCCTGCATGACCGCGGGACCTGTCACGGGGATATCCGCAATGATCACATAATCATCGAGAATGAAACCGGGCGGTATCGCTGGATCGACTTCGACCTGAACCAGCATGTCTCTGATTTCGACGTCTGGAGCATGGGCAATATCCTGAACTACGTGGTGGGACAGGGCATAAACTCGTTTCATGTCGTTATGAAGAGCGATCGGTTCCCCGACGCCGTCAAGTCCAGCTTGACGGCAGCCGATGCGTCCGCGTTTTACCAGTACCGGGTGATGAATCTCAAAAAGCTCTTTCCTTACATTCCGCGGCGCCTTAACGATATCCTTATGCACTTCGCCATCAAGCCGCAGGGCAGCTATGCCACCATGGATCAACTGATCAGCGACTACCGCGAGATGCTGGATGCGGACTTCCCGCTCCAAAAACCTGGGCCGATAACAAATTCAATCACGCACAATCGAGGGGGGCGTCCGTGA